The following are encoded together in the Coffea arabica cultivar ET-39 chromosome 1c, Coffea Arabica ET-39 HiFi, whole genome shotgun sequence genome:
- the LOC140005560 gene encoding uncharacterized protein, producing MHGTINRCVVANYHEDISEHKKKLTAVEKHLKAERRCGEIFDRRIKEGQHKYWWQVPIRELNLVQLQKLEKALEDMKKKIENELHKRQIEATNICQYLTKRSNSASGPNEFSPFGAIAVDHLATTILNARAPVTGGSNISQGNKPSCFYKFL from the coding sequence ATGCATGGTACCATTAATCGCTGTGTTGTTGCCAATTATCATGAAGATATTAGCGAGCACAAGAAGAAACTCACAGCCGTTGAAAAACACTTGAAAGCTGAGAGAAGATGCGGTGAAATCTTTGATCGGAGGATAAAAGAAGGCCAACATAAGTATTGGTGGCAGGTTCCAATTAGGGAGCTGAATTTAGTGCAACTTCAAAAGTTGGAGAAGGCACTGGAAGACATGAAGAAGAAGATTGAGAATGAATTGCATAAGCGCCAAATTGAGGCAACAAATATATGTCAATACTTGACCAAAAGGAGTAATTCGGCATCTGGCCCTAATGAATTTTCCCCATTTGGTGCTATAGCAGTTGACCATCTTGCAACAACTATTTTAAATGCTAGGGCACCTGTAACTGGTGGTTCCAACATCTCTCAAGGAAACAAACCTAGCTGCTTTTACAAGTTTTTGTAA